The genomic stretch atcaaCCATAAAGCTGTCAAAAATATTGTAGTAGGTATACTTGCAGCATCCTGACAGAACATTAATTTGTCATAACTGTTTCTTTAATGTTGTTCCCAAGAAAACCACAGGATcgtgcaaaagaaaaggtgaagaagaagaagaaagacCCATCAGCCCTAAAAGAGACAGAAGTGTGAGTGAAGCTAAATAAATTAGAAATAGTTGTCTCAGTAGTTGTACTTGGATGGAGTGTGCGGATGTTAGATTGTTTAAGCCGatttgaaatcggatttttatGTGGCTCATCCCGAACCTTTCATTCTGTGTCCAGGACGAAATACCCATCATGTCTGTTCTTCCAGTACAACACACAGCTGGGTCCCCCCTACCACATCCTGGTCGACACTAATTTCATCAATTTTTCAATTAAGGCCAAACTCGACATAGTGCAATCCATGATGGACTGTCTCTACGCCAAGTGTAAGTACACTTGGAGACCGAACTGCAGTCGTTTTACAGCTCTAATCAGGTAGTACGTGTTGAAATTGAATATCGTTTCTGTCTGAATTTCTGTTCCAAGGCATCCCCTACATCACGGACTGTGTCATGGCTGAAATCGAGAAACTGGGGATGAAGTACCGAGTCGCTCTAAGGTAGGTAAAGTGCAAAAAAGGGACACGTGGATTTTTGGACCCCAGTACGTCATTCAGGGATGGGTTCCTATGAAAGGTATGTGTGATATGTATAATAATATGAATGATAATTTGAAATTGACATGCCTCCTTCACAGGATAGCAAAGGATCCTCGCTTTGAGAGACTGCCCTGCTCACACAGTGGAACGTACGCTGACGACTGTTTAGTCCAGAGGGTCACACAGGTAAAAATGCTGGCACAGAGACCCTGGTATTTAGGTAGGAATGCGCCGATACCGTTACTAGTATTGGTATGAAGTCCGATCTAAATCCAAAGCTTAGAGAACAGCAAACTGCTCAAATGAACTATTAAGTAGAGGTACGAAGTCAGGTTCATGCAACAGtattaatgtaattaaatatcTATAAACATAAGAGAGAGTGTGTAATGGCCATCAGCGGCGACACTCTGAAACAATCAAACCTACAGCACAGAGAAAGAAAACGGCGAATGATAAACCTCAGGCAGTGAAAAATTCTGAAACTCGGTATCGATCAGGCACAATGATGCACAGGTGATGTTTTATGAGGAGGTACACAGTATAAAACATCTGGGAACCACCGCTTTTAGCGTGACATTTCTAAATCATAATTAACACCCACAGATCCAGCATACTGCCAGAGCTTAAAGAGCGATGatcagctgccccccaccctccgGTTGACAAGCCTTTCTGTCGTCTCTCTAGCAGATTGTCTGTATATTGTTTCCTCTTTAAGGATTTCAAATTTTCTTTTTCTCCCAGACTAAATAATAAACCCTGCTTGGTGCCGTTGTGGTGCGGATTGCAGTATAATCATTTCCCCCCCAATATTTTTAAGTTAAAATACCACACATTATTTTTTAAGACATCACACAACCCTATTTGTGGAGACCAGAAAGCAAGCATCGGTACTCATACTCGGTCTGAGAAAATGGTATCGGTACATCCC from Brienomyrus brachyistius isolate T26 chromosome 14, BBRACH_0.4, whole genome shotgun sequence encodes the following:
- the fcf1 gene encoding rRNA-processing protein FCF1 homolog: MGKQKTKKYAVMKRMISLKDNRIKPQDRAKEKVKKKKKDPSALKETEVTKYPSCLFFQYNTQLGPPYHILVDTNFINFSIKAKLDIVQSMMDCLYAKCIPYITDCVMAEIEKLGMKYRVALRIAKDPRFERLPCSHSGTYADDCLVQRVTQHKCYILATVDRDLKRRIRKIPGVPIMYISNHRYNIERMPDDYGAPRF